A single window of Nitrospira lenta DNA harbors:
- a CDS encoding glycosyltransferase, producing the protein MAARTVIHIITRLDRGGSAQNTMLTVLGHDRTQYEPVVIAGHPGSWDAQGGMAATEEHGRRLEKEGISCVIVPALVRPINPWKDLCALWTLVGILRAKRPAIVHTHTSKAGVLGRVAAWFAQVPMIVHTPHGHVFYGHFGPLKSRIFVQVERILCRITTVLVALTSAERDDHLNRGVGRADRFAVIPSGIDVERFRRARVEGRQIPPGFNCPADATIVGSIGWLTDIKGHRVLVEAVGYLKDEFPQLHAVIVGSGGQQDALLAQADSLGLRDRIHLAGHRDDIERCLAGMDCFVFPSLNEGMGRALIEAMAAGLPVVASRVGGIPAIV; encoded by the coding sequence ATGGCGGCACGTACGGTGATTCACATCATTACGCGGCTCGATCGCGGTGGATCGGCGCAAAACACCATGCTCACAGTCTTGGGGCATGATCGGACGCAGTATGAGCCGGTGGTGATTGCGGGCCACCCCGGATCGTGGGATGCGCAAGGCGGCATGGCGGCGACAGAGGAACATGGTCGCCGTTTGGAGAAGGAGGGGATCTCCTGCGTCATCGTGCCTGCGCTCGTTCGCCCGATCAATCCCTGGAAGGATCTCTGTGCCCTGTGGACATTGGTCGGGATCCTGCGAGCGAAACGTCCGGCGATCGTGCACACCCACACGTCGAAAGCCGGCGTACTCGGTCGCGTGGCCGCCTGGTTCGCGCAGGTTCCGATGATTGTGCATACGCCGCACGGGCATGTGTTTTATGGCCACTTCGGTCCCTTGAAATCCAGGATCTTTGTGCAGGTTGAACGCATCCTGTGTCGGATCACGACTGTGCTGGTGGCGTTGACGAGCGCGGAGCGTGACGATCATCTCAATCGGGGAGTCGGCCGTGCCGACCGGTTTGCCGTGATTCCCAGCGGCATCGATGTGGAGCGGTTTCGCCGCGCGCGAGTCGAAGGCCGGCAGATTCCACCGGGGTTCAATTGCCCTGCTGATGCGACCATTGTCGGATCGATCGGTTGGTTGACGGATATCAAAGGCCATCGGGTGTTGGTCGAGGCCGTGGGCTATCTCAAAGACGAGTTTCCACAGCTCCATGCGGTGATCGTGGGAAGCGGCGGGCAACAGGACGCCTTGCTTGCCCAAGCTGATTCGCTAGGCCTCCGTGATCGCATCCATCTGGCCGGGCATCGAGACGATATTGAGCGGTGCTTGGCGGGGATGGACTGTTTCGTATTCCCTTCGCTCAACGAGGGAATGGGGCGCGCATTGATCGAAGCGATGGCAGCGGGTCTGCCGGTGGTGGCGAGCCGGGTCGGCGGGATTCCTGCGATCGTGTGA
- a CDS encoding WbqC family protein encodes MRVTIHQPQFLPWLGYLDKIDRADLFIVLDTVQFKKNEWQNRNRIRTADGWQWLTVPVLHRFGQRVQDVLINPTAAWREQHLRALEMHYARAPFRDRYVPELRAIYAQPWTKLSDLNLAVIRWLLQSYGITTPVRCASGMIAREEPTDRLIDLCRAVGATQYLAGPGAEGYMDKPRFEASGVELEIQEFHHPEYRQMYEPFEPNLSAIDLLFCVGPDALKQVRGCRVREDRATVSSRS; translated from the coding sequence ATGCGTGTCACGATTCATCAACCGCAGTTTCTGCCGTGGCTGGGGTATCTCGACAAGATTGATCGCGCCGATCTGTTTATCGTGCTGGACACCGTCCAGTTCAAGAAGAACGAATGGCAGAACCGGAACCGCATCAGGACGGCGGACGGGTGGCAATGGCTGACGGTGCCGGTGCTGCACCGTTTCGGTCAGCGCGTGCAGGACGTGCTGATCAATCCGACGGCGGCATGGCGAGAGCAGCATCTGCGGGCGCTGGAGATGCACTATGCGCGGGCGCCGTTTCGCGATCGGTATGTGCCGGAGTTGCGGGCGATCTATGCACAGCCTTGGACGAAGCTGTCCGATTTGAATCTGGCGGTGATTCGGTGGCTGCTCCAGTCCTATGGCATCACGACGCCGGTGCGGTGTGCCTCAGGGATGATCGCGCGCGAGGAGCCAACGGATCGCCTCATCGATCTCTGCCGGGCCGTCGGCGCAACGCAGTATCTCGCGGGGCCAGGAGCAGAAGGCTATATGGATAAGCCACGATTTGAAGCCTCCGGTGTGGAATTGGAGATCCAAGAGTTTCACCATCCCGAGTACCGTCAGATGTACGAGCCGTTTGAGCCGAATCTATCGGCGATAGATCTATTGTTTTGCGTGGGGCCTGATGCATTGAAGCAGGTGCGCGGTTGCCGGGTTCGAGAAGACCGGGCGACGGTGTCATCGCGATCATGA
- the asnB gene encoding asparagine synthase (glutamine-hydrolyzing), producing the protein MCGICGIIGSSEETLVSRMLRRLVHRGPDEQGLHREYGVTLGARRLRVIDPAGGQQPVQNENGSVWAVLNGEIYNHRALRQDLIERGHRFTSRCDSEVLVHLYEQEGIDGLSRLRGMFAFAIWDRERQEALLVRDRLGIKPLYYATRLGSGSTGTDVLFSSELPSLLEALPDARIRPQAIADYLTSLYVPGPDTIYEGVYQLRPGEALRVGQGLVEVFRYYRPEESMSPSQWATVDEAKEQFVEIFRDTVHTHLVSDVPVGLFLSGGVDSAALLAMMQERGPVKTFTIGYGHPEDQSYNELANARLLATHFGTDHTEAILQPDIRGLLPRVVAGMGEPFADSSAIPTYLVSEVARRSVTVALSGIGGDELFGGYPRYLGIRLASYYQTLPRAVRSWLASSAAWACRESGAGRDQMGRVKRFVEHGHRSLAEQYRRWTTFIPGEWETGIWSGAMRDALPHGYSSSRPLALFDQWPSNNPMDRAMGLDLQTYLPDDLLRMGDRMSMAHSLELRVPFCDHQLLACALRVSPSLRLPGRQLKGFMRSALRGIVPEAILSGPKQGFMIPLARWLREDLREMAQDLLSDAAVRRRGYVTPEYVRWLMAEHQSGRRNFADQLYALMVLELWHEQAAQPVVEPALAVEVL; encoded by the coding sequence ATGTGTGGAATCTGCGGCATCATCGGTTCGAGTGAAGAGACGCTGGTCTCCCGGATGCTCCGTCGGCTGGTCCATCGAGGGCCGGACGAACAGGGGCTGCATCGGGAGTACGGAGTCACGCTCGGGGCTCGTCGCTTGCGCGTCATCGATCCTGCCGGAGGACAGCAACCGGTGCAGAACGAAAACGGTTCGGTCTGGGCGGTGCTGAACGGAGAAATCTATAACCATCGGGCCTTGCGTCAGGATCTCATCGAACGCGGTCACCGGTTTACCTCCCGCTGTGACTCGGAAGTGCTGGTGCATCTCTATGAGCAGGAAGGCATCGACGGTCTTTCGCGCCTCAGAGGGATGTTTGCCTTTGCGATCTGGGATCGGGAGCGGCAGGAAGCATTGTTGGTCCGGGATCGATTGGGGATCAAGCCACTCTATTATGCCACTCGTCTCGGATCGGGATCGACCGGCACCGACGTGCTGTTTTCGTCCGAGTTGCCATCCTTGTTGGAAGCGTTGCCCGATGCGCGTATTCGTCCGCAAGCCATTGCCGACTATCTGACCTCGCTGTACGTTCCCGGACCCGACACGATCTACGAAGGCGTGTATCAACTTAGGCCCGGCGAAGCCTTGCGAGTCGGGCAGGGGCTTGTCGAGGTCTTCCGCTACTATCGGCCTGAAGAATCCATGTCGCCGTCTCAGTGGGCGACGGTCGACGAGGCGAAGGAACAGTTTGTCGAGATCTTCCGCGATACGGTCCACACGCATCTGGTGAGCGATGTGCCGGTGGGATTGTTTCTGTCTGGCGGGGTGGATTCGGCGGCCCTGTTGGCCATGATGCAGGAGCGTGGCCCGGTCAAGACCTTTACGATCGGGTATGGGCATCCCGAGGACCAGTCCTACAATGAGCTGGCCAACGCCCGGCTCCTCGCGACACATTTTGGAACCGACCACACTGAAGCCATTTTACAACCTGATATCCGTGGGCTTCTCCCGCGAGTGGTCGCGGGGATGGGGGAGCCGTTCGCGGATTCGTCGGCGATTCCGACCTATCTGGTATCTGAAGTGGCGCGCCGATCCGTGACCGTGGCGTTGTCTGGCATCGGCGGCGATGAGCTCTTCGGCGGCTACCCGCGGTACCTCGGTATCCGCCTGGCGTCTTACTATCAGACGCTTCCTCGCGCGGTGCGCTCATGGCTGGCTTCTTCTGCCGCATGGGCCTGTCGTGAGAGTGGAGCGGGTCGCGATCAGATGGGGCGGGTGAAGCGATTTGTGGAGCATGGCCATCGCTCGCTGGCCGAGCAATATCGCCGGTGGACGACGTTCATTCCAGGCGAATGGGAGACCGGCATCTGGAGCGGGGCGATGAGAGACGCTTTGCCCCACGGATATTCATCAAGCCGACCCTTGGCGCTGTTTGATCAATGGCCGTCGAACAATCCGATGGATCGCGCGATGGGCCTCGATCTGCAGACCTATCTTCCCGATGATCTCCTGCGTATGGGTGACCGGATGAGTATGGCGCATTCGCTTGAGCTCCGCGTCCCGTTTTGCGACCACCAGCTGCTGGCCTGCGCGTTGCGGGTGTCCCCATCGCTGCGACTGCCGGGCCGGCAGCTGAAGGGGTTCATGCGCTCCGCCTTGCGCGGGATTGTACCTGAGGCAATCCTGAGCGGTCCCAAGCAGGGGTTCATGATTCCGCTGGCCCGCTGGTTGCGCGAAGACCTACGTGAGATGGCGCAGGATCTGTTGTCCGACGCAGCCGTTCGGCGGCGTGGCTATGTGACGCCTGAGTATGTGCGGTGGCTGATGGCGGAACATCAGAGTGGGCGAAGAAATTTCGCGGATCAACTCTATGCCTTGATGGTGTTGGAGCTATGGCATGAACAAGCCGCACAGCCAGTTGTTGAACCGGCGCTGGCCGTGGAGGTCTTGTGA
- a CDS encoding class I SAM-dependent methyltransferase — translation MSLALPLEMETVVCPCGGGRSPSEAFHTATRRYVACPMCGLVFLSPRPSSTRVEEYYRESYDGSYGAAESSADRRPVFASVLAHLSDWRISPGRLLDIGCGDGAFMMLCREAGWTCAGVEVSQGAAARARAKGYPVFSPAELAQSTVGQYDVVTLVNVLETVTDPAAIVRAMALQVKPQGIIAVRVSNGLFHQCMRAPVRWCGSQHDQAFHLFSYSPSALRTLMEASGFEVLSLRNSAPSLGPVTSATSWGRRLKWRLVGSGLSMAAALAYRLSGGRLIWAPSFELIARRVGGVS, via the coding sequence ATGAGCCTCGCGCTGCCGCTTGAGATGGAAACCGTTGTGTGCCCCTGCGGGGGAGGCCGGAGTCCGTCCGAGGCGTTTCATACGGCGACGAGACGGTATGTGGCCTGTCCGATGTGCGGGCTGGTCTTCCTGAGCCCGCGCCCCTCTTCCACCAGGGTCGAGGAATATTATCGAGAGAGTTATGACGGGTCCTACGGCGCCGCGGAAAGTTCGGCGGATCGACGGCCGGTGTTTGCCAGCGTCCTGGCGCATCTGTCGGATTGGCGGATCTCGCCGGGACGGCTGCTCGATATCGGCTGTGGAGACGGAGCGTTCATGATGCTCTGTCGGGAGGCGGGCTGGACCTGCGCCGGCGTTGAAGTGTCTCAAGGAGCAGCCGCGCGAGCGAGGGCGAAAGGCTACCCGGTCTTTTCTCCGGCCGAACTCGCGCAATCGACGGTCGGCCAGTATGACGTGGTGACGCTGGTCAATGTGCTGGAAACGGTGACGGATCCGGCGGCGATCGTCAGAGCCATGGCTCTGCAGGTAAAACCGCAGGGGATTATCGCGGTTCGGGTATCAAACGGACTCTTTCATCAGTGCATGCGGGCGCCTGTTCGCTGGTGCGGATCTCAGCATGACCAAGCATTTCACCTGTTCAGTTATTCGCCGAGCGCCTTGCGGACGCTGATGGAGGCCAGCGGATTTGAGGTGTTGTCTCTGCGCAATTCCGCTCCGAGCCTGGGTCCGGTTACCAGTGCCACATCCTGGGGGCGCCGGCTGAAGTGGAGATTGGTAGGAAGCGGACTGTCGATGGCGGCCGCATTGGCCTATCGGCTGAGTGGCGGCCGCTTGATCTGGGCGCCGTCGTTTGAACTGATCGCTCGACGCGTAGGCGGTGTGTCGTGA
- a CDS encoding PIG-L deacetylase family protein, whose protein sequence is MTFDGTEAMRILAIGAHPDDIEAGCGGALVKYAQNGHRVFLMVMTEGEQGGAGELRKFEQEQAAKQLRVERIYWGGYQDTAIPMGRELIQSIEAVVKEVDPHFIFVHYHDDTHQDHRHLAMAAISATRYTKNVLFYEGPTTQNFAPTVFVDIDQVLNEKIASIEAHASQVRKTNIEALSIVDVIRSSAHFRGIQGRVKNAEGFLPLRLFINIGA, encoded by the coding sequence ATGACATTCGATGGCACAGAGGCAATGAGGATTCTTGCGATCGGCGCCCATCCGGACGACATCGAAGCCGGGTGTGGCGGGGCGTTGGTCAAGTACGCGCAAAACGGGCATCGGGTGTTCTTGATGGTGATGACCGAGGGAGAGCAGGGCGGCGCCGGTGAGCTCCGGAAGTTCGAACAGGAGCAAGCGGCCAAGCAGCTTCGCGTCGAGCGGATTTACTGGGGCGGGTATCAGGATACTGCCATTCCGATGGGGCGGGAACTGATTCAGTCCATTGAAGCGGTGGTCAAGGAAGTCGATCCGCATTTTATTTTCGTGCACTATCACGACGACACGCACCAGGACCACCGTCATCTGGCCATGGCGGCGATTTCGGCGACGCGCTACACGAAGAACGTCCTGTTCTACGAAGGTCCGACGACACAGAACTTTGCGCCTACGGTCTTTGTCGATATCGATCAGGTCCTCAACGAAAAGATTGCCTCTATCGAGGCCCATGCGTCGCAGGTCAGGAAGACGAATATCGAAGCGTTGAGCATCGTGGATGTGATCCGGTCGTCGGCGCATTTTCGCGGGATTCAGGGCCGGGTGAAAAACGCAGAAGGGTTTCTTCCGTTGCGATTGTTTATTAATATCGGAGCATGA
- a CDS encoding glycosyltransferase family 4 protein: MKVLLLAEVSAERVIGGAERVLRQQAVGFIAAGHQVDLLTRATDETVPMEVAIGGAKEWRFPISKKSEWSFVRSTVQGALSVLDRVTAKSSYDMAIIHQALTGLGPLYLRRKAAAEWLYVCHSLAHEEYLTRTAAATSWVSRLRRHVNAWARRSIEWLVMSRCHRIVVLSEFMRQRVMITHGIAPERIVLIPGAADPGLFRPFGNRRELRRSLGLPEDRTILFTVRNLVPRMGLETLLDAISELGHVGRRCLLVIGGAGPLRARLEAGIRQRQLEQIVRLAGFIPEEQLVAYYQAADLVLMPTAQLEGFGLVTVEALACGTPVVGTPVGAIPEVLGQIDPILISNGTDSRSFADALARVLSRIEEPVERERLSRKGRSLVERRYNWVQHCADLIRLSTKKPASERKAA; encoded by the coding sequence GTGAAGGTGCTGCTCTTAGCGGAAGTCTCGGCCGAACGGGTCATCGGCGGCGCTGAGCGGGTGTTGCGGCAGCAGGCCGTCGGTTTTATTGCGGCGGGGCATCAGGTGGATCTCCTCACGCGGGCGACGGACGAAACTGTGCCGATGGAGGTCGCGATCGGCGGCGCGAAAGAGTGGCGGTTTCCTATATCGAAGAAGAGTGAGTGGAGCTTTGTGCGATCGACGGTGCAGGGAGCCCTGTCCGTGCTCGATCGTGTGACCGCGAAGTCTTCCTATGACATGGCGATCATCCATCAAGCCCTCACAGGTCTTGGTCCCCTGTATCTCAGGCGGAAGGCGGCGGCCGAATGGCTGTATGTCTGCCACTCTCTCGCGCATGAGGAATACCTCACGCGTACTGCGGCCGCGACCTCGTGGGTATCGCGGCTGCGCCGGCATGTGAATGCCTGGGCGCGCCGCAGCATTGAGTGGCTGGTGATGAGTCGCTGCCACCGGATTGTCGTCTTGAGTGAGTTCATGCGGCAGCGTGTAATGATAACGCATGGTATTGCGCCCGAGCGGATTGTGTTGATACCGGGGGCGGCGGATCCGGGACTGTTTCGTCCGTTTGGCAATCGACGAGAGTTGCGGCGAAGTTTAGGGTTACCGGAGGACCGGACCATTCTCTTTACCGTCCGCAATCTGGTTCCACGGATGGGGTTGGAGACGCTGTTGGATGCCATTTCAGAGTTGGGGCACGTCGGTCGGCGCTGTCTCTTGGTGATCGGAGGCGCGGGGCCGCTACGGGCTCGTTTGGAAGCGGGGATCAGGCAGCGACAATTGGAACAGATTGTTCGGCTGGCCGGGTTTATTCCCGAGGAGCAGCTGGTGGCCTATTACCAGGCCGCGGATCTGGTCCTGATGCCGACGGCTCAACTCGAAGGGTTCGGACTTGTGACGGTGGAGGCGCTGGCTTGCGGCACGCCGGTCGTGGGCACGCCGGTCGGCGCGATTCCCGAAGTGTTGGGTCAGATCGATCCCATTCTGATTTCAAACGGGACGGATAGCCGTTCATTTGCCGATGCGTTGGCGCGGGTGCTCAGTCGCATCGAGGAGCCGGTGGAGCGGGAGCGGTTGTCGAGGAAAGGGCGCAGCCTGGTGGAGCGCCGGTACAACTGGGTGCAGCATTGCGCGGATCTGATCCGGCTCTCCACAAAAAAGCCGGCGTCGGAACGAAAGGCGGCCTAG